Within the Hippoglossus stenolepis isolate QCI-W04-F060 chromosome 2, HSTE1.2, whole genome shotgun sequence genome, the region CTCAAGGCCATCACAGGGAAGTTTGCACCACTACAGCAATGGGTAGGTCACCAAATTTTAACAGTAGATCTTGTTTTCAAAGGCCAAATGTTGCTTTTACAGTTCAATAGCAAAGTCTATTCCATTTCTATTGCAACACATTTATGGGAACTATTAACTCTAATAGCTTTTACAAATATTTCTTCAGcattttgcatctttttttatataacttAACTGTTAACTTTATCTCTGTTCAGTTTTACCTTGATGCCATCGAAGTTGTTCGGCCTCTTCAGTCTCTGACTGCAGAGGAGTTCATTCCCAGGGGCGACCGGTATGACGGATTACGAGCTTGCATCGGTGAATCTATGTGTCTTGAACTGCACAAGCTAAGAGTCTTCATGGTAAGACTCTCTCAGCATGTTGATGGTATCTTTTGTGTTGCATTAAGTTGAAGGTTATGTTTGAGTAAATGtcatctcttctcttccagGTCGGCTGTGGTGCCATAGGCTGTGAGATGTTAAAAAACTTTGCTCTGCTTGGGGTTGGATTGGCCAAGTGCTCAGGAGAGGTGGGCATTCGCTCCCTTTTTGTTTGCTCTCCTCTGTCTTACTGCATCTCTACAATTTACTGAAACTAACTAGACTGCATCTGTCCTTCCTCAGGTGTGCGTTACAGACCCGGACCTCATAGAAAAGTCCAACCTCAACAGGCAGTTTCTCTTCAGACCACATCATATACAAGTGAATACACATCCTTTTCCACCTCTGTACCCTCAATATTAAATTACATGTATCACAGAACACTCACTATgctgtaaacacactcacactcctgtttcttctttgtctcaGAAACCGAAGAGTACCACAGCGGCAGAAGCCACTTGCGATATCAACCCCGAACTGCAGGTGGATGCTCACCTCAACAAGGTGTGTCCGGCTACTGACAATATCTACAGTGACTCCTTCTATTGCCGCATGAACCTGGTGGTCACGGCGCTGGACAACGTGGAGGCCCGGAGATATGTAGACAGGTTGGTGCAAATGTTAATGTAGTGTTAATGAAGTTCAtcttcaacttcaacttcagACGGTAGTGCTATGTAAGCCCTGCAAGGTCCAAGACTATTTGgaacactaggtggcgttatgagcAATGTTCAGTccataaatgaaaatatattttttataaatgtgacaataaaatgaaattaaaacctgccttaatttcttttatcagttatgtaatttattttaaagctcaaaaacacattacTGTGTTCAGTATCTGTTCAAAGCATTCAAGTAATTGTACTTCCTGTGATCTAATGACATTTAGCCAAGTactgatgttgtgtttctgcatgcATTTAATTTTCAGTCGCTGTGTATCTAATCAGAGACCTCTCCTTGACTCTGGTACCATGGGAACTAAAGGACACACAGAAATCATTGTGCCAAATTTGACAGAGTCCTACAATAgccatgtgagtgtgaaagcaTATTTTTGTTCTTTGCTCCAGTTTTGTTCCTGCATTGTTCATCTCCAGTGACTTAACAAACACAGACTTTACTCTAAGTACAATGCTTAAACGTATATCTTCCAGAGAGACCCCCCAGAGGAGGAAATCCCATTCTGCACACTCAAATCTTTCCCCTCTGTCATCGAGCACACTATCCAGTGGGCCAGAGACAAGGTTTGCTTTTCTGACCAAATCCCTCTTTAATTTTCCGCAGTATTTGTCTGTGTACCATcctaatttagatttttatttccatGGGTTTACGcagtttgaaaatgcatttgCCCACAAGCCCTCCGTGTACAACCTGTTCTGGCAGACGCACTCCTCGGCTGAAGCGGTGCTACAGGTAAGACTTTGTATAGCATCAAGCATCAAGTTTTTCTATAACCTTTTTAATGTAATACAATAAACATCGATTTGAatgatcatttgtttgtgtgtttgcagaggatGCAGGTAGGGGATAGCCTGGAGGCGTCATTTCAGGTCATTAAGCTGCTAAGCAGACGACCTAGCCTATGGGAACAATGCGTTGCTATAGCCCGTCTGAAGTTTGAAAAGTATTTCAAGAGAAAGGTAATAAATCGCTACCTGAAAATACACACTCATAACATGGTGCAACATGATAACCGTTGTTTTCTGCTGTTCTTTTCATCCAGGCCCTACAACTGTTGTACTCTTTCCCCCTGGACACAAGGTTAAAAGATGGAAGTAAGTttttattaaacacacatttgcctCTAAATTTATTTCACAGTAATTTCCTATGTGTAACTACAgtataaaatgtatgtacatAGTGAAATCTTTGTCCTCATCCTTAGGTTTGTTTTGGCAATCCCCTAAAAGACCTCCAGCACCCATTGATTTCGACTTGAACGACTTTTTGTAAGTGCTGCATTATTTCATATTACACTTCaagcctctttttttattttgtgtttcacatcTGAGCCTCTTGCCAAACCCACCTCTGTTCCCATCAGGCACTTCACTTTCATCATCAGCACTGCTCGGCTTTTCGCAGGGATTTATAACATCCCATACTCAGAAAAGGTAGGTCAACTGCACTCAAGCACACACTGTCTCAAATACACTTAACCCACTAATTTGACTAAACCTTTCCATCTATCAGGACCTCTCCAAAGAGGCAGTGGCCAGGATTCTCTCAGATGTCAAGATTCCTGAGTACAGGCCTTCAGAGAAAGTAAGCTCCTCCACTCATCTGCTCCTTGATTTCGGAATGTAGAACAAGGAATCCTgaagttgttgtttgttgtggatCTGTCCCTTCCAGTGTATAGAGACAGACGAGACGGTAAGGAAGCCTGATCAGACGAAGATGCCTCAAAGCAGTcatgaggagagggaggccaTCACACAGCTAGAGCAGGCCATAGCTGCTGACCGCGTCACCCCTGGtacatgaataattaataaatatacacTGAAGATGttgtattactattattattatatctcgTGGTAACTCCTATGTGTTGATCTCTCTGTAGAGAGATTGCAGATGCGGCTGCTGCAGTTTGAGAAGGACGATGACAGCAACGGCCACTTGGACTATGTCACGTCAGCATCTGCGCTCCGAGCGAGGATGTACTCCATCGAGCCGGCCGACAGACTCAAGACCAAACGCATCGCTGGCAAGATCATCCCTGCCATCGCCACGGCAAcggctgctgtggctggactGGTGAGAGCAGTGTCCCAGCACACTTTGTCTGTCTTTCCAAGAAGTGTATTCAGAAAAGGCTTGAATTTACAATTCACAGACATGCATGTTTGAGATGTTGCCATCCTGTGTTAATGATTGATCATATGATTTcagcatttttgtttatttgctctctttatatgtttttgtttgtttttcgaTGTACTCAGGTGGCCCTCGAGTTGATCAAGGTGGTTGGCGGCTACGGGTTTGAATCTTTCAAAAACTGCTTCTTTAACCTGGCCATCCCTGTAGTGGTGCTCACCGAGCCTGCACCAGTCAAACGGACACTCATCAGGTAAGAGCTAACGTACACTTTTAGCCACCACACCTCACTAATGCTGCATCACCACAAAGTTCCAGTTGCAAGCTGACAGTTGTGTGACGTCTTTCCCAGGGACGACATCTACTTCTCCATCTGGGACTGTTGGACTATTTTTGGCCATGAGGACTTCACTCTGTCTGACTTGATAAATGCCGTGAGAGTAAGAAACATTACTCGTATTATACTGCTTTAGATTATCCTGAGGTTTTTGACCACTTATTTTAATGTATCTTAACTATGGTGTCAAATAACATGTTGATGCTTTTTATGACAGGAGAAGTATGGAATCGAACCCACTATGGTTGTCCATGGTGTGAAAATGCTCTATGTGCCTGTGATGCCTGGACACTCAAAGAGACTGAAATTGACGTGAGTGCTTTACCTGAAAATAAGTCTCTTTTTCTCACCTTGATCTTTgttcagatttagtttttgtgcTGGAAATGATTCAGAAATACACCTGTTGTCTACAATGTACCGACTGTTTTAACTCTGACTCTCTGCAGGATGCAGAAGCTGATCAAGCCATCAGTGGACCGCCGCTATGTCGACCTGACGGTGTCATTTGCTCCGGAGGCAGATGGAGACGAGGACCTCGCTGGTCCTCCCGTCAGGTACTTCTTCAGCCGGGATGGAGAGACGCCATGACACCTTTCAAAGAGTCGTCCTTAAACCTCTTGTGTCCTTACTTCCCTTCCTGTAAATTGCTGTGCCCCAGTAACCTGGGCCAGGGGCCAAGAGCTTTCCCTCAGGATGTTATCTGACAAGGGCAAAGCTCCTGGCCCCAGCACAAGCCCTCTCCCCCTGTACTTCATGGAGCAAGAAGAAGCGAGTCCTGGTCCCAGTTTTTCTAGCCAGTGGAACAAGAGGCGGCTCGAGTAACATTTAACTGTACCTGTGTACATATAttttctctgttctgttttctaCTGGTGAAATGCACAGCTCTGCCTGTGTCGATGCCTTAATTGATAAATAACCTCTTTCTGTTTGTGGCAGTGAGTCTGACTAAAAAGTATGTTTACAGAAACCTGCATACTCCCCAAATAAAGACCCATGAGTCTCATATCTGTTTTAAATCTGCTCGGACTGCCGGAGCATTGAAGTGGATTTGTAGGCATcgtgtcttcttcttcctcagagTCCTCTGCTTGGGTTTGAACATATTGCTGACAACAGAATTATCCAGTTGTCAGTCATCTCTCCTCATAGCAACAGGTCAAGccagtatttgttgtttttaaattaaaggtgCATCAGGTCAGTGGACAGTGATTGTTCTCTTTTCATCATCACATTGAGTGCATCATAAAAACACCTGTATATCACGAGGTATTGCTCAAAGGTTAAAGGGCAACACACACCGCTGCATCTCGATGAGCTTCATCATCATCGACTCTTTGCCTCCCAGTCAGCTGATGCAGGTGATGTGTGGTGCACTTAACAATGCGGGTCAAACCACCTCTAGTTGTAGCTGCTCGTCTTACCTGTTTCATTAGGTAACCACTTCGTTAACACACTTGGGAAAAccatgttaaataataaagttcaATGGCTGTttctcacacagacattttctggaattaCTCTtttaaaacaccttttttttttaagaaaacaaattctTTGCTGTTAATGTATTTCTTGCATTTgtttatggatgtgtgtgtccatgccgtgtatttatttacttctcATTTTTGTGTCAAACTGAGCCTGTGTTGAGCTCTGTTGAGTCATGGTTCACTGGTTAATCAACAGCTGGAGGTGTACGTCGCCCTTCTGTTCAATTTCAGAAGGCTGTTAAGAGGACTTTGGAAGTGGTCCTCATTGGCCTGtgcaaattaacaaaaatgtttatGTAGCTTTGAATGGAatcattaaataatgaaaaaatccAGTTTCTATAATTAGAGGTTATCAGACATATTCAAGTCTCTGACAATTACCAGAGATGGTGAATTTCTCTTGGCAGAAGAAAGTGTCTCTCATACTGACAACACTTCTTGTGCAGTGAATGTCATAAGTGTAAAACAAAATAGTTTTAATGAGCTACAATGATAATGATGTATGTTCTTGTGACAGACAACTCAACCAATGGTCCAATAAAATGTGAGAATTCAGGACGTCCTCGAGACAAGCGC harbors:
- the uba6 gene encoding ubiquitin-like modifier-activating enzyme 6; this encodes MAADPMEIDDSLYSRQRYVLGDSAMHQMAQSSVFLSGMGGLGVEIAKNIVLAGVKAVTLHDTKQCETWDLGSNFFIRKEDVLNSRKRVEAVCPRVAELNPYVHVDMSSSALDDNTDLSFLSQYQCVIMTQARLNLQKRVNEFCHSQQPPIRFIGCDAYGICVRVFCDFGEEFEVSDPTGEEPKEIFIQSISQDSPGVVTCMDNQPHGLQTGQSVVFREVNGMAELNGTARQVSVLSPHSYAIGDTSQLQPYAHGGFFFLVKTPKTYTFETIERQLCDPHVLTPDFSKPEAPLQIHAAMLALDTFQEQHSRLPSIGCLQDAEVLLKLTEEVNATLRNKAPVNAELVSCLSRTAMGTLPPLAAAVGGLASQEALKAITGKFAPLQQWFYLDAIEVVRPLQSLTAEEFIPRGDRYDGLRACIGESMCLELHKLRVFMVGCGAIGCEMLKNFALLGVGLAKCSGEVCVTDPDLIEKSNLNRQFLFRPHHIQKPKSTTAAEATCDINPELQVDAHLNKVCPATDNIYSDSFYCRMNLVVTALDNVEARRYVDSRCVSNQRPLLDSGTMGTKGHTEIIVPNLTESYNSHRDPPEEEIPFCTLKSFPSVIEHTIQWARDKFENAFAHKPSVYNLFWQTHSSAEAVLQRMQVGDSLEASFQVIKLLSRRPSLWEQCVAIARLKFEKYFKRKALQLLYSFPLDTRLKDGSLFWQSPKRPPAPIDFDLNDFLHFTFIISTARLFAGIYNIPYSEKDLSKEAVARILSDVKIPEYRPSEKCIETDETVRKPDQTKMPQSSHEEREAITQLEQAIAADRVTPERLQMRLLQFEKDDDSNGHLDYVTSASALRARMYSIEPADRLKTKRIAGKIIPAIATATAAVAGLVALELIKVVGGYGFESFKNCFFNLAIPVVVLTEPAPVKRTLIRDDIYFSIWDCWTIFGHEDFTLSDLINAVREKYGIEPTMVVHGVKMLYVPVMPGHSKRLKLTMQKLIKPSVDRRYVDLTVSFAPEADGDEDLAGPPVRYFFSRDGETP